A stretch of the Thermofilum adornatum genome encodes the following:
- a CDS encoding ABC transporter permease, with translation MKSLEVREALLITLRDLNRFWKYKFWLGAQIAMNLADIVIFAVIFNNLVNRQYIPDYVKFLATGILALSTFASAFSIGREVGIEIRREFTHYLLSLPLSRTALVFGRIMSGTLRGLIYQASFIILAMLVVGMPTLEGFLLVLATSTLLSASMSSLAIAISTSTRDFNLQATFRSLTYYILFFFSNVFYPEEVLKQRFPSFLLAFIKVSPVSLASDIYRWAFHYYTSIDIQFEALLLTAWTTITLLLASLLYMRNLTKM, from the coding sequence ATGAAGAGTCTAGAAGTTAGGGAGGCACTCCTCATCACATTAAGGGACCTCAACAGATTCTGGAAATACAAGTTCTGGCTAGGCGCACAAATAGCGATGAACCTAGCAGACATAGTCATTTTTGCCGTGATATTCAACAACCTCGTAAACAGACAGTACATCCCGGACTACGTAAAGTTCCTGGCCACGGGCATCCTAGCCCTATCTACCTTCGCGTCTGCCTTCTCGATCGGCAGAGAGGTAGGCATAGAGATAAGAAGAGAATTCACCCACTACTTGCTGAGCCTCCCACTGTCGAGGACAGCCCTAGTATTTGGACGCATAATGAGTGGAACCCTTCGCGGGCTTATTTATCAAGCATCATTCATTATCCTGGCAATGCTAGTAGTAGGCATGCCAACACTCGAAGGCTTCTTACTTGTCCTTGCAACATCAACCCTGCTTTCTGCCTCTATGTCTAGCCTAGCGATAGCAATATCAACTTCGACACGCGACTTTAATCTCCAGGCCACTTTCAGGTCGCTGACGTACTATATCCTATTTTTCTTCTCTAACGTGTTCTACCCAGAAGAAGTTCTAAAGCAACGCTTCCCATCCTTCCTGTTAGCCTTCATAAAGGTTTCACCCGTATCGCTGGCATCAGACATATACAGGTGGGCTTTCCACTACTACACATCCATAGACATACAGTTCGAGGCTCTACTACTCACAGCATGGACAACAATAACATTGCTATTGGCCTCCCTTCTCTACATGCGGAATCTAACGAAAATGTAA
- a CDS encoding radical SAM protein: MKKARLWSLLEDGRVQCLVCERRCLIRPGAKGACGNYVNVGGELFHLGYGRLSALESRPIELKPLFHYWPNSTALTFSSYDCNFHCPWCQNYHLSFRMPDISQPVFSPEKLVELAVREGDEGLSASFNEPAVNFDFLVDVAEHASKRGLYFMLVTNGYFTEKALDALLRAGIDGWSISIKGCKGMQKPLGNIDFYVPFRNAKTIKERGGYVEIVYLVVTNTNDYEDCYRWIIEKHVTLLGVDTPLHINRYFPAYAWRKPPTPISKLLEIAEEAKKSGLRYVYIGNLHNPRYETTYCPKCGRPVIVRNNYRVVDWKLEKRDNEWKCKYCGYPVPIKGEYIPEKKWLGLM, encoded by the coding sequence ATGAAAAAGGCTAGGCTGTGGTCCCTTCTAGAGGACGGCAGGGTTCAATGCCTCGTGTGTGAGCGAAGGTGCCTCATACGGCCTGGTGCAAAAGGGGCGTGCGGTAACTATGTAAATGTTGGGGGCGAGCTTTTCCACTTGGGATATGGGAGGCTTAGTGCCCTTGAAAGTAGACCAATAGAGCTGAAGCCGTTGTTCCACTATTGGCCTAACTCTACGGCCCTGACTTTCTCGAGCTATGATTGTAATTTTCACTGTCCCTGGTGCCAGAACTACCACCTTAGCTTTCGGATGCCAGACATATCACAGCCCGTTTTCTCGCCAGAGAAACTTGTCGAGCTGGCTGTCCGGGAAGGGGATGAGGGGCTCTCTGCAAGCTTCAATGAGCCGGCTGTGAACTTCGACTTTCTTGTAGACGTGGCAGAGCATGCTTCTAAAAGAGGATTGTACTTCATGCTTGTGACTAATGGTTATTTTACTGAGAAGGCCCTCGACGCGTTGCTTAGAGCCGGCATAGATGGCTGGAGCATAAGCATAAAAGGCTGCAAGGGAATGCAGAAACCTCTTGGAAATATTGATTTCTATGTTCCATTTAGGAATGCCAAGACAATAAAGGAGAGAGGTGGATACGTAGAAATAGTCTATCTGGTAGTCACTAACACAAACGACTATGAGGATTGTTATAGGTGGATAATCGAAAAGCATGTCACCCTGCTTGGCGTGGACACACCTCTACACATTAATAGGTATTTCCCTGCTTATGCTTGGAGAAAGCCCCCGACGCCCATTTCAAAGCTCCTTGAAATAGCCGAAGAGGCAAAAAAGAGCGGACTAAGATACGTATATATTGGAAACCTACATAACCCACGCTACGAGACAACGTATTGTCCAAAATGTGGCAGACCCGTCATAGTGAGGAACAACTATAGGGTTGTAGACTGGAAGCTTGAGAAAAGGGACAATGAATGGAAGTGTAAATACTGTGGTTACCCTGTCCCCATAAAGGGAGAATATATCCCCGAAAAGAAGTGGTTAGGGTTAATGTAG
- a CDS encoding ABC transporter permease, whose amino-acid sequence MGLREDLNSFYMLVLWDLSQMKRRTVFVVMRISWFVLQVTIFGLAMNAMVRFRGMVAQGIDYYHFYLFGVYASMLFSISVSKAYDVAEEFEEGMIEYLLSLPIKRKVLALGRSVGGGLAAFLFTVPMLLVIFVLLGSFEPLAMLISILAALVFSVGVTGFVISVVLSLKSSDTTDIFFGVLDALIIRLSTVFYPAVIIAKIAPYYYASLVNPVSHFVDLLRTLFFFEEFKTIAVADPYLMMAYLFGFAAGVASLAIYIVERRVEGGGWK is encoded by the coding sequence ATGGGGCTGCGTGAAGACCTGAACTCGTTCTATATGCTTGTCCTGTGGGATCTCTCACAAATGAAGCGGAGAACAGTCTTCGTAGTCATGCGTATCTCGTGGTTCGTACTCCAAGTGACAATATTTGGTCTGGCAATGAACGCGATGGTAAGGTTCAGGGGCATGGTCGCCCAGGGAATAGACTATTATCACTTCTACCTGTTTGGCGTGTATGCCTCTATGCTCTTCAGCATTAGTGTCTCGAAGGCATACGACGTTGCAGAGGAGTTCGAAGAGGGTATGATAGAGTATCTTCTCAGCCTACCAATCAAGAGAAAGGTTCTAGCTCTTGGTCGGTCAGTTGGGGGAGGGCTAGCTGCTTTCCTATTCACTGTACCAATGCTCCTCGTGATATTCGTGTTGCTCGGGAGCTTTGAACCACTAGCCATGCTGATATCTATTCTTGCCGCGCTCGTGTTCTCTGTGGGCGTGACTGGCTTCGTTATATCTGTAGTCTTATCGCTAAAATCAAGCGACACCACCGATATATTCTTCGGCGTTTTGGATGCACTAATCATAAGGCTTAGCACTGTTTTTTACCCTGCAGTTATCATTGCAAAGATAGCGCCATACTACTATGCTTCACTAGTCAACCCCGTATCTCACTTCGTCGACCTGCTTAGAACACTCTTTTTCTTCGAAGAATTCAAGACAATAGCAGTAGCCGACCCCTACCTCATGATGGCGTACCTATTTGGATTCGCCGCTGGGGTAGCAAGCCTGGCAATATACATTGTTGAGAGGAGAGTAGAGGGGGGTGGCTGGAAATGA
- a CDS encoding zinc metalloprotease HtpX, whose amino-acid sequence MKEKILLILSLASLALVFAVLIYAFAPGLFPAYYAPVGAWWLLDLFGYMLSMAVLVTAPVFFGKYLSPTPSGLSVLRSSMIATMAGVIGGFGLVVMGLSELIGWEVTSQLVMLAVVFALLPSLFSWLFSPLLINLIYGCKPDPELQGIVNNVAARAGMKPPKAVIATRMKEPNAFAYSSPLFGSYVAVSEGMLSIARGQALEAVIGHELGHHKHKDNTIMLIFGLIPSVIYFLGRFLMYTGIYSSSYRYDGDRDRRGNGILFLLAGIALIVISVIIQLAVLALSRLREHYADAHGAKVTSPDAMISALASLDAFYNRYRVAKARIDDSKLKMFFIYALAEPFISLEELLATHPPIEKRIAFLESLKQGPIEA is encoded by the coding sequence ATGAAGGAGAAAATACTGCTAATTTTGAGCTTAGCCTCCCTTGCACTAGTCTTCGCAGTGCTGATCTATGCGTTCGCTCCCGGCCTTTTCCCAGCCTACTATGCACCCGTGGGTGCATGGTGGCTTCTAGACCTCTTTGGCTACATGCTCTCCATGGCTGTCCTAGTCACGGCTCCAGTATTCTTTGGTAAATACTTGTCCCCCACGCCGAGCGGGCTAAGTGTACTTAGGTCGTCCATGATCGCGACGATGGCGGGAGTTATCGGGGGCTTTGGGCTAGTCGTTATGGGCCTCTCGGAGCTTATTGGCTGGGAGGTAACGTCTCAGCTGGTCATGCTTGCAGTTGTCTTTGCGCTTCTTCCTTCCCTTTTCTCGTGGCTCTTCTCTCCGCTCCTAATAAACTTGATCTATGGGTGTAAGCCCGACCCAGAACTCCAGGGGATAGTTAACAATGTTGCTGCTAGGGCCGGAATGAAGCCTCCAAAGGCAGTTATAGCTACACGCATGAAGGAGCCTAACGCCTTCGCATATTCCTCGCCACTATTCGGTAGCTATGTTGCAGTATCGGAGGGCATGCTCAGCATCGCTAGGGGGCAGGCGCTCGAAGCAGTCATCGGACACGAGCTTGGACACCACAAGCACAAGGACAACACCATTATGCTCATCTTTGGCTTGATACCCTCAGTCATATACTTCCTTGGAAGATTCCTAATGTATACGGGAATATATTCTTCTAGCTATCGCTACGACGGTGACCGAGACAGGAGGGGAAACGGCATCCTATTCCTCCTAGCGGGCATAGCACTAATAGTAATCAGCGTGATTATACAGCTTGCTGTACTGGCGCTATCAAGGCTACGTGAACACTACGCAGACGCCCACGGGGCAAAGGTCACCTCGCCAGACGCAATGATATCTGCACTTGCCTCGCTCGACGCCTTCTACAATAGGTACAGGGTAGCCAAAGCAAGGATAGACGACAGCAAGCTAAAAATGTTCTTCATCTATGCACTGGCCGAGCCTTTCATAAGCCTAGAGGAGCTCCTAGCAACCCACCCACCCATAGAGAAAAGGATAGCATTCCTAGAATCCCTGAAACAAGGACCAATTGAAGCTTAA
- a CDS encoding zinc finger Ran-binding domain-containing protein, with translation MHSSFVLALLKMKPQKRPRLSICYVNVASPRQYQTYASILREEGLESIEEAVSRGIRSLPSVSIDDLTVIEGRYLFVRGAEKVLRLYPFLDVFSFILTVGILVSAIFSALLFSLYFLGQAIQVFYGYIIFILTSIMLALLFTNIYTLIQKVLLKLITSGSSFASKELSINIDVATTPLCKEALAVEPLAFGFIPENVESIDKVRVEILIKRHDWLRCVVDSLKNSIEKLEKERSKYEKLLRELGYTIETASSLKSSTEKRATARGAWLCPSCGALNHSNTYKCRVCGSPRLLQVAREELSPIQRRILSLIASHGGEVAHLVLVSELKEEKQQIVEALKSLYSRKLLSPVLLTFEGKPSIGYKLSEDARKLLESISSQK, from the coding sequence ATGCATTCTTCTTTCGTTCTCGCATTGCTCAAGATGAAGCCCCAGAAGAGGCCACGGCTTAGCATTTGCTATGTCAACGTGGCTTCTCCAAGACAATATCAAACATATGCGTCGATTCTACGCGAAGAGGGGCTTGAAAGCATTGAGGAAGCCGTATCAAGAGGTATTAGAAGCCTTCCAAGTGTCTCTATAGACGACTTAACGGTCATAGAGGGAAGATACCTCTTTGTTAGAGGTGCCGAGAAGGTTTTGAGGCTTTACCCCTTTTTAGACGTGTTCTCGTTTATATTAACTGTTGGAATACTTGTTAGTGCGATTTTTTCTGCATTGTTGTTTAGCCTTTATTTCCTGGGTCAAGCAATTCAGGTCTTCTATGGCTACATCATATTTATTCTAACATCAATAATGCTTGCACTGCTCTTCACAAATATCTACACGCTTATCCAGAAAGTGCTGTTGAAGCTGATAACTTCTGGTAGCTCCTTCGCATCAAAAGAACTTTCAATTAATATAGATGTTGCAACCACTCCTCTTTGTAAAGAGGCTTTAGCCGTGGAGCCTCTAGCATTTGGATTTATCCCGGAAAACGTTGAATCCATAGACAAGGTGAGGGTTGAAATCCTTATCAAGAGACATGACTGGCTTAGATGTGTTGTAGATTCGCTGAAAAATTCTATTGAGAAGCTCGAGAAGGAGAGGAGCAAGTACGAGAAGCTTCTCCGGGAACTGGGCTATACTATCGAAACAGCCAGCTCTTTAAAGTCATCTACAGAGAAAAGAGCCACGGCAAGAGGTGCCTGGCTTTGTCCAAGTTGTGGTGCATTAAACCACTCCAACACATACAAGTGCAGAGTGTGTGGGTCTCCAAGGCTACTTCAGGTGGCCCGTGAGGAATTGTCTCCTATACAGCGACGCATATTAAGCCTAATAGCTAGCCATGGCGGCGAAGTGGCGCACCTAGTTTTGGTTTCCGAGCTCAAAGAGGAAAAACAGCAAATAGTTGAGGCACTGAAATCTCTCTATTCAAGAAAGCTTCTCAGCCCAGTACTTTTGACATTCGAGGGAAAGCCGTCTATCGGATACAAGCTCAGCGAAGACGCCAGGAAGCTGTTGGAGTCCATATCTTCCCAAAAATAA
- a CDS encoding AbrB/MazE/SpoVT family DNA-binding domain-containing protein yields the protein MEIVEIDGSGRVYIPANVRRRVPWRRFKIEVEADRIVLIPVKPAVDKYYGLVAPAKSMSPEEIDDAAKTETEKLFRKDIR from the coding sequence ATGGAAATCGTAGAGATCGACGGATCAGGCCGTGTCTATATCCCAGCCAATGTAAGACGAAGGGTACCCTGGAGACGCTTTAAGATCGAGGTAGAAGCAGATCGGATAGTCTTGATTCCGGTTAAGCCGGCCGTGGACAAGTACTACGGGTTAGTTGCCCCTGCAAAGTCCATGAGTCCAGAGGAGATTGATGATGCAGCTAAGACCGAGACGGAGAAGCTCTTCCGAAAAGATATACGTTGA
- a CDS encoding ABC transporter ATP-binding protein, whose protein sequence is MLYEIIMGNVAVKIKDFVKTFGQTVAVDGLNLEIYEGEIFGLLGPNGSGKTTTLLTTATIYKPTSGDIYVHGYSVSRQGDIVRRYVGIAFQEPKALWIDNPYELLIWHARVVGYSSSEAKQVVRDVMEQLDLWEHRKKQFYQLSGGTRKKLEIAKVLIQRPKVAIFDEPTAQVDVLTKHKLWDVIRGLKAEGTTIIVATNDMFEAERICERIGIIYKGKLRALGTISELKDMVPQGDVIEIAFDGPEEQVKKIISTFPEIGHFTIADHKARMFLNKGEEKAVSIVQALASSGIKVRKIMIQEPTLDDVFFYFTGARLREEHGAA, encoded by the coding sequence ATGTTGTATGAAATCATTATGGGAAACGTAGCCGTGAAGATAAAAGATTTCGTGAAAACTTTTGGTCAAACCGTTGCAGTCGATGGCTTAAACCTAGAAATATACGAGGGCGAAATTTTCGGCCTCCTAGGGCCAAACGGGTCCGGGAAAACTACCACACTTTTAACGACGGCAACTATATACAAGCCTACTTCTGGCGATATCTATGTCCACGGATATTCTGTCTCTAGGCAGGGAGACATAGTTAGGAGGTATGTCGGCATAGCCTTCCAGGAGCCGAAAGCACTCTGGATAGACAACCCCTACGAGCTCCTTATCTGGCACGCGAGGGTTGTTGGATATTCTTCGTCTGAGGCAAAACAAGTGGTTAGAGACGTTATGGAGCAGCTGGACCTCTGGGAGCACAGGAAAAAACAGTTCTACCAGCTTAGCGGGGGGACCAGGAAGAAGCTAGAAATAGCCAAGGTGCTTATCCAAAGACCAAAGGTAGCAATCTTCGACGAGCCAACAGCACAGGTAGACGTCTTGACGAAGCACAAGTTATGGGACGTTATTAGGGGTCTGAAGGCTGAAGGCACAACAATAATTGTAGCAACTAACGATATGTTCGAGGCGGAGAGGATCTGTGAAAGGATAGGGATAATCTACAAGGGGAAGCTCAGGGCTCTTGGAACTATTTCCGAGCTCAAAGACATGGTTCCCCAAGGCGACGTGATAGAGATAGCCTTCGATGGCCCAGAAGAGCAGGTCAAAAAGATAATTTCCACCTTCCCCGAAATCGGCCACTTTACCATAGCCGACCACAAGGCAAGAATGTTCCTAAACAAAGGCGAGGAAAAAGCCGTAAGCATCGTTCAAGCACTTGCAAGTTCAGGAATAAAGGTGAGAAAGATAATGATACAGGAGCCTACGCTGGACGATGTGTTCTTCTACTTCACTGGGGCCAGGCTGAGGGAGGAGCATGGGGCTGCGTGA
- a CDS encoding DUF72 domain-containing protein, with amino-acid sequence MTRTFVGCCGFPTGRKKYYTLFNVVELQETFYNPPDIEKLAKLRQEAPEGFIFTLKAWQAITHPPDSPTWKKSKFKPREDHKDKYGYLKPTKEVFEAWELTAEAAKTLKAKVVVLQMPPSFNASEENIRNAEDFFSAIETKDFVVGWEVRGDWSQNPQKLRRLLEKFEHVVHVVDPFKALPVIERETTYFRLHGIGKGEVNYRYKYTDEDLEKLWNIVQRYAEKSAVYVMFNNVYMLQDAQTFMEKYLKNS; translated from the coding sequence GTGACAAGAACTTTTGTGGGATGCTGCGGATTCCCGACTGGCAGGAAAAAGTACTACACCTTGTTCAACGTTGTCGAGCTTCAGGAAACATTCTACAACCCCCCCGACATAGAGAAGCTGGCAAAGCTAAGACAGGAGGCTCCAGAAGGGTTCATCTTCACGTTGAAGGCTTGGCAGGCAATAACCCATCCACCAGACAGCCCTACGTGGAAAAAATCAAAATTCAAGCCCCGGGAAGACCATAAAGACAAATACGGCTACCTAAAGCCCACAAAGGAAGTGTTCGAAGCCTGGGAACTAACCGCTGAGGCGGCGAAAACACTCAAAGCAAAAGTCGTCGTCCTGCAGATGCCGCCTAGCTTTAACGCCTCAGAAGAAAACATCAGGAATGCCGAAGACTTCTTCTCAGCTATCGAGACAAAGGACTTCGTCGTAGGCTGGGAAGTGAGGGGAGACTGGAGCCAGAACCCCCAAAAGCTAAGAAGATTACTAGAAAAATTCGAACACGTCGTCCACGTAGTAGACCCATTTAAGGCGCTACCCGTCATCGAGCGGGAAACAACCTATTTCAGGTTACACGGCATAGGCAAGGGCGAGGTAAACTACAGGTACAAATATACTGATGAAGACCTAGAAAAGCTCTGGAACATAGTCCAAAGATATGCAGAGAAAAGCGCAGTTTACGTCATGTTTAATAATGTATACATGCTCCAAGACGCACAGACATTCATGGAAAAATACCTTAAAAATAGTTAA
- a CDS encoding type II toxin-antitoxin system VapC family toxin — translation MMQLRPRRRSSSEKIYVDINVLYYYLTAHPDFGERAKTYIARWSGNLVTSSLSAWILYVLTRLENIASILDEVGVELVPLTVSVLSIAEKLEKPRDYEDRIHLATMLELGIDTIISNDRDFDGIAGIKRVF, via the coding sequence ATGATGCAGCTAAGACCGAGACGGAGAAGCTCTTCCGAAAAGATATACGTTGACATTAATGTTCTCTACTATTACTTGACAGCACACCCAGATTTTGGCGAACGTGCAAAGACTTATATTGCGAGGTGGAGCGGTAACCTGGTAACTTCATCGCTTAGTGCATGGATACTCTACGTTCTTACGAGGCTCGAGAATATAGCATCAATTCTGGACGAGGTAGGTGTAGAGCTGGTGCCACTCACGGTAAGTGTCCTTAGCATAGCCGAGAAGCTTGAGAAACCAAGGGATTACGAGGACAGGATACACTTAGCAACAATGCTTGAGCTAGGCATAGACACGATAATCTCGAACGACAGGGACTTTGACGGTATTGCGGGGATCAAAAGGGTGTTTTAA